In Salinarimonas sp., a genomic segment contains:
- a CDS encoding ATP-binding protein, with translation MDQGIDTAGASAGNLAGAVFTITPLTAALALAAALALAGVIAAVLILRDHMRVEARARALEAEIEALQDRLWRAEEGEHFFRTLAESQLDALVQRDAAGRVTYANAGFARLLGARSGDLVGRKAALRIVETRAAQPGPDGSRLVDEAIETEDGVRWFAWIETQTRGRSGAIETLRAGREITDRIDAETALAEARARAEAASEAKSRFLATVSHEFRTPLGGILGMADLILDTPCDPEQTTYAQAIKTSGGALLSLIDEILDFSRIEAGKLTLAPAPFGLAACVEGVVELLAPRAQGKGVEIAAFVAADLPPRVIGDADRIRQILVNLAGNAVKFTEAGGVGVEALPGADGGVVLRVSDTGPGIARERVPHLFEEFEQGDGSAARRHPGTGLGLAITQRLVAGMGGTIAVDSAPGEGARFTVTLPLPAAEAPTAALTAETDPAPLAGKRILVLGRSPFEAPFIARRLAEAGAQANLVDNEAEALAKIAMAAEGREAYDALLVDCALGDELARDVAAAAREAGVPRSIVLVSPFERRDLGSPTAAGYDGYLVKPVRGRSLVQRLAEPLAPRPSPAAACAESAAQPALRRLPGERGNAPRSGAPRVLLAEDNEINALLALKALEKRGAVVDWAKDGHEAVALAEASFAGLRPDYDVVLMDIRMPGLDGLEATRRIRTLERALGRRRPRRIVALTANVLKEDEEAAGAAGLDGFIPKPLEPRLLDGLFGAAVRDRTLARAG, from the coding sequence ATGGACCAGGGCATCGACACGGCTGGCGCATCGGCGGGAAATCTCGCCGGCGCCGTCTTCACCATCACGCCGCTGACGGCGGCGCTCGCGCTCGCCGCCGCGCTGGCCCTCGCCGGCGTGATCGCCGCGGTGCTGATCCTGCGCGACCACATGCGCGTCGAGGCGCGAGCGCGCGCGCTCGAGGCGGAGATCGAGGCCCTTCAGGATCGGCTCTGGCGGGCGGAGGAGGGCGAGCACTTCTTTCGCACCCTCGCCGAATCCCAGCTCGACGCCCTGGTCCAGCGAGACGCCGCCGGGCGCGTCACCTACGCCAATGCGGGCTTCGCGCGGCTCCTCGGCGCACGCTCGGGCGATCTCGTCGGGCGCAAGGCGGCCCTGCGCATCGTCGAGACCCGCGCCGCGCAGCCCGGGCCGGACGGCTCCCGGCTCGTCGACGAGGCGATCGAGACGGAAGACGGCGTGCGCTGGTTCGCCTGGATCGAGACGCAGACCCGCGGCCGAAGCGGGGCGATCGAGACCCTGCGCGCCGGCCGCGAGATCACCGACCGCATCGACGCCGAGACCGCGCTCGCCGAGGCGCGCGCCCGCGCGGAGGCGGCGAGCGAGGCGAAGTCGCGCTTCCTCGCCACCGTCAGCCACGAGTTCCGCACGCCGCTCGGCGGCATCCTCGGCATGGCGGACCTGATCCTCGACACGCCGTGCGATCCCGAGCAGACCACGTACGCCCAGGCCATCAAGACGTCCGGTGGAGCGCTCCTCTCCCTCATCGACGAGATCCTCGATTTCTCCCGCATCGAGGCCGGCAAGCTGACGCTCGCGCCGGCCCCGTTCGGCCTCGCCGCCTGCGTCGAGGGCGTGGTCGAGCTGCTCGCGCCGCGCGCGCAGGGCAAGGGCGTCGAGATCGCCGCCTTCGTCGCCGCGGACCTCCCGCCACGGGTGATCGGCGACGCGGATCGCATCCGGCAGATCCTCGTCAATCTCGCCGGCAACGCCGTGAAGTTCACCGAGGCCGGCGGCGTCGGGGTCGAGGCGCTGCCAGGCGCCGATGGCGGCGTGGTGCTGCGCGTCTCCGACACGGGACCCGGCATCGCGCGTGAACGCGTGCCGCACCTGTTCGAGGAGTTCGAGCAGGGCGACGGCTCGGCCGCCCGCCGCCATCCCGGCACCGGTCTCGGCCTCGCCATCACCCAGCGCCTCGTCGCCGGCATGGGCGGGACGATCGCCGTCGACAGCGCCCCGGGCGAGGGCGCACGCTTCACCGTCACGCTCCCGCTTCCCGCCGCCGAGGCGCCGACGGCGGCGCTCACGGCCGAGACGGATCCGGCGCCGCTCGCGGGCAAGCGGATCCTGGTGCTCGGCCGCTCGCCGTTCGAGGCGCCGTTCATCGCACGGCGCCTCGCCGAGGCCGGCGCGCAGGCGAACCTCGTCGACAACGAGGCCGAGGCGCTGGCCAAGATCGCCATGGCCGCCGAGGGGCGCGAGGCCTACGACGCGCTCCTCGTCGATTGCGCGCTCGGCGACGAGCTGGCCCGCGACGTCGCGGCGGCGGCCCGCGAGGCCGGGGTGCCGCGCTCGATCGTGCTGGTCTCACCCTTCGAGCGACGCGATCTCGGCTCGCCGACGGCGGCGGGCTACGACGGCTATCTGGTCAAGCCCGTGCGCGGCCGCTCCCTGGTGCAGAGGCTGGCCGAGCCCCTGGCGCCGCGGCCCAGCCCGGCGGCGGCCTGCGCCGAGAGCGCGGCGCAACCGGCGCTGCGCCGTCTGCCCGGCGAGCGCGGCAACGCCCCGCGATCCGGCGCGCCGCGCGTCCTGCTCGCGGAGGACAACGAGATCAACGCCCTCCTCGCCCTGAAGGCGCTGGAGAAACGGGGCGCGGTCGTCGACTGGGCCAAGGACGGGCACGAGGCCGTCGCCTTGGCGGAAGCCTCGTTCGCCGGGCTCCGGCCCGATTACGACGTCGTGCTCATGGACATCCGCATGCCGGGCCTCGACGGACTCGAGGCGACGCGGCGCATCCGCACGCTGGAGCGGGCGCTCGGCCGCCGGCGCCCGCGGCGCATCGTGGCGCTCACCGCGAACGTGCTCAAGGAGGACGAGGAGGCCGCCGGCGCGGCCGGTCTCGACGGCTTCATCCCCAAGCCGCTGGAGCCGCGCCTGCTCGACGGCCTGTTCGGCGCGGCCGTACGGGACCGCACGCTCGCGCGCGCCGGCTGA
- a CDS encoding acyl-homoserine-lactone synthase — translation MIRVIQGHQRGAYPREVDAMHRIRKKVFHDRLGWDVSVIGDWEIDGFDALDCVYLVCIDDEENVIGSIRLLPTTGFNMLNDVFPELLPEGTRVESPLIWESSRFSIDPDADRELTKNRLSRPTAELILGMNEFGRRLGLTHIVTVYDAFIARILRRADCRGEPISSPVRIGKTIAFAALFEIGDEMESALRRASGIAGPILEDDQQAASASAA, via the coding sequence ATGATCCGCGTCATTCAAGGCCATCAGCGGGGGGCTTACCCGCGAGAAGTGGATGCGATGCATCGCATCCGCAAGAAGGTCTTCCACGACCGGCTCGGCTGGGACGTCTCGGTCATCGGTGATTGGGAGATCGACGGTTTCGATGCTCTGGACTGCGTGTACCTCGTCTGCATCGACGACGAGGAGAACGTCATCGGCAGCATCCGTCTTCTGCCCACGACCGGCTTCAACATGTTGAACGACGTGTTTCCGGAGCTGCTTCCGGAGGGTACCCGCGTCGAGAGCCCGCTCATCTGGGAGTCGAGCCGTTTCTCCATCGATCCGGACGCCGATCGGGAGCTGACCAAGAACCGGCTCAGCCGGCCGACGGCGGAACTCATCCTCGGCATGAACGAGTTCGGCCGCCGGCTCGGCCTCACCCACATCGTGACCGTCTACGACGCTTTCATCGCCCGCATTCTCCGGCGTGCGGATTGTCGTGGCGAGCCGATCTCCAGCCCCGTCCGGATCGGCAAGACGATCGCCTTCGCGGCGCTCTTCGAGATCGGTGACGAGATGGAATCGGCGTTGCGGCGCGCGAGCGGGATCGCAGGCCCGATCCTCGAGGACGATCAGCAGGCCGCGTCGGCATCGGCCGCCTAA
- a CDS encoding LuxR family transcriptional regulator, with the protein MHAAMPENSNLVFDLIDRIAAAEKLEEGHDVLRENLQRFDLKHAAYLGLNIPSERRRRPLIAVTYSPDWQRHYLQSDYVNLDPVVSLGLGGVLPIDWGEIDRSKPKVRKIFGEAQEFDLGTQGLSFPIRGRHGEFALFSINSDVPSHAWGAQKRVLIKEFMVISYYFHSWALRVEKVDQNDYALKLSEREKECLRWSAAGKTIWDTSAILGLSERTVRFHLENARAKLNALSTTHAVSKAISYGVIPLP; encoded by the coding sequence ATGCATGCCGCGATGCCTGAGAACAGCAATCTGGTGTTCGACCTGATCGACAGGATCGCTGCCGCGGAGAAGCTCGAGGAGGGCCACGACGTCCTGCGGGAGAACCTCCAGAGATTCGACCTCAAGCATGCAGCCTATCTGGGGTTGAACATCCCCTCCGAACGCCGGCGACGTCCTTTGATCGCGGTGACCTACTCGCCCGATTGGCAACGCCATTACCTGCAGAGCGACTACGTCAATCTCGATCCGGTAGTGTCCCTCGGGCTCGGCGGCGTGCTGCCGATCGACTGGGGGGAGATCGATCGGTCGAAGCCCAAGGTGCGGAAGATCTTCGGCGAGGCGCAGGAATTCGATCTCGGAACGCAGGGGCTTTCCTTCCCCATTCGCGGTCGGCACGGCGAGTTCGCACTCTTCTCGATCAACAGCGACGTACCGTCGCATGCATGGGGTGCCCAGAAGCGCGTGCTGATCAAGGAGTTCATGGTCATTTCTTATTATTTCCATTCCTGGGCGTTACGAGTGGAGAAGGTCGACCAGAACGATTACGCTCTTAAGTTGTCTGAGCGCGAAAAAGAATGCTTGAGATGGTCCGCTGCGGGCAAGACCATCTGGGACACGTCCGCCATCCTCGGCCTGAGCGAACGCACCGTTCGGTTTCACCTAGAGAATGCTCGCGCCAAGCTGAATGCGCTGTCGACGACCCACGCGGTATCGAAGGCAATTTCTTATGGTGTAATACCGCTACCGTAG
- a CDS encoding LuxR family transcriptional regulator, translating into MYGTLTDFAGEALACVEAIDRAVTLDALAYEVDRGLNRFGFEHFVVTLFPSAGQSIEDAILLSRLPDGWTRIYAERSFLDHDPVFRHCQIASNAFTWTDAIRHEARDLASQNVMSEARRYGMIDGICLPVQGASGLEGCASLSGRAPDLSSRVRPVVHFIAAHAYLRSRQMVRRNRDPRLLTPREREVLTWAARGFSAARTAGMLGITERTVTAHIVSACEKLNAANKTAAVAQAIHRGHISL; encoded by the coding sequence GTGTACGGAACGCTGACCGATTTCGCCGGAGAGGCTCTCGCCTGCGTCGAGGCCATCGACCGAGCAGTCACCTTGGACGCGCTCGCCTACGAGGTCGATCGCGGGCTCAACCGCTTCGGGTTCGAGCACTTCGTCGTCACGCTTTTTCCCAGCGCCGGGCAGTCGATCGAAGACGCCATTCTGCTCTCCCGACTGCCCGACGGCTGGACGCGGATCTACGCGGAGCGCTCCTTCCTCGACCATGATCCCGTGTTTCGCCACTGCCAGATCGCTTCGAACGCGTTTACCTGGACCGACGCGATCCGCCACGAAGCCCGAGATCTCGCGTCACAGAACGTCATGAGCGAGGCGAGGCGCTACGGAATGATCGACGGCATCTGCCTTCCGGTGCAGGGCGCGAGCGGCTTGGAGGGCTGCGCCTCTCTCAGCGGCCGCGCGCCGGATCTGTCGTCTCGCGTTCGGCCTGTCGTACACTTCATCGCAGCTCACGCCTATTTGCGAAGCCGCCAGATGGTGCGACGCAACCGAGACCCCCGCCTGCTCACCCCACGAGAGCGGGAAGTCCTGACATGGGCCGCGCGCGGCTTTTCCGCTGCACGGACGGCTGGAATGCTCGGAATTACGGAGCGCACCGTTACAGCTCATATCGTGAGCGCCTGCGAAAAGCTGAACGCGGCGAACAAGACGGCAGCCGTCGCGCAGGCCATCCACCGCGGGCATATTTCGCTGTAG
- a CDS encoding YifB family Mg chelatase-like AAA ATPase: MVTRVSTVSFEGVEARAVEVQVQIAPGDVKFNIVGLPDKAVGESRERVRSAMISSGLALPTKRITVNLAPADTPKEGSHFDLPIALGLMAALGAIPSDALEGYTVLGELALDGTITPVAGVLPAAIAALSREHGLICPKACGPEAAWASEGIEVLAPENLIQLANHFKGTQVLAKPTPAVAAAAGDLPDLREIKGQESAKRALEIAAAGGHNLLMSGPPGAGKSMLAQRLPSILPPLSPRELLEVSMVHSVAGLIQEGKLSDRRPFRAPHHSASTAALVGGGVTARPGEVSLAHRGVLFLDELPEFQSQTLDSLRQPMETGEVMIARANARCTYPARFQLVAAMNPCRCGQATEPGYACRRGPNERCMAQYQARLSGPLLDRVDLTIEVPAVSAADLILPPPAEGSGEVASRVAAARAVQAARYAEAGLASTVTNASCPGKVLEEVAAPDSEGLALVRNASEAMRLSARGFHRVLRVARTLADLDGATQVRRVHLAEALSYRSHLDRRKVAA, encoded by the coding sequence ATGGTCACGCGCGTCTCCACCGTCTCCTTCGAAGGCGTCGAGGCGCGCGCGGTCGAGGTCCAGGTGCAGATCGCGCCGGGGGACGTGAAGTTCAACATCGTCGGCCTGCCGGACAAGGCCGTTGGCGAAAGCCGCGAGCGCGTGCGCTCGGCCATGATCTCGTCCGGGCTCGCGCTGCCGACGAAGCGCATCACCGTCAACCTCGCCCCGGCGGACACGCCCAAGGAGGGCAGCCATTTCGACCTGCCGATCGCGCTCGGCCTGATGGCGGCGCTGGGCGCCATCCCCTCGGACGCGCTCGAGGGCTACACGGTGCTGGGCGAGCTGGCGCTGGACGGCACGATCACGCCGGTGGCGGGGGTGCTGCCGGCGGCGATCGCCGCGCTCTCGCGGGAGCACGGGCTGATCTGCCCCAAGGCCTGCGGGCCGGAGGCGGCCTGGGCCTCTGAGGGGATCGAGGTGCTCGCGCCGGAGAACCTCATCCAGCTCGCCAACCACTTCAAGGGCACGCAGGTGCTGGCGAAGCCGACGCCCGCCGTGGCCGCGGCCGCGGGGGACCTGCCGGACCTGCGCGAGATCAAGGGCCAGGAGAGCGCCAAGCGCGCGCTGGAGATCGCCGCCGCGGGTGGGCACAACCTGCTCATGTCCGGCCCGCCGGGCGCCGGGAAATCGATGCTGGCGCAGCGCCTGCCTTCGATCCTGCCGCCGCTCTCGCCGCGGGAGCTGCTCGAAGTGTCGATGGTGCATTCCGTCGCGGGGCTGATCCAGGAGGGCAAGCTCTCGGACCGGCGGCCGTTCCGAGCGCCGCACCATTCGGCCTCGACGGCGGCCCTCGTCGGCGGCGGCGTCACCGCCCGGCCGGGCGAGGTGTCGCTCGCCCATCGCGGGGTGCTCTTCCTCGACGAGCTCCCCGAATTCCAATCGCAGACGCTCGACAGCCTGCGCCAGCCCATGGAGACGGGCGAGGTGATGATCGCGCGCGCCAACGCGCGCTGCACCTACCCGGCCCGCTTCCAGCTCGTCGCCGCCATGAATCCCTGCCGCTGCGGCCAGGCGACCGAGCCCGGCTACGCCTGCCGGCGCGGGCCCAACGAGCGCTGCATGGCGCAGTACCAGGCGCGGCTCTCGGGCCCTCTCCTCGACCGCGTCGACCTCACGATCGAGGTCCCGGCCGTGAGCGCGGCCGACTTGATTCTCCCGCCGCCGGCGGAAGGTTCGGGCGAGGTGGCCTCCCGCGTCGCCGCCGCCCGCGCCGTGCAGGCCGCGCGCTACGCCGAAGCCGGCCTCGCCTCGACGGTCACCAACGCCTCCTGCCCCGGCAAGGTGCTGGAGGAGGTGGCCGCGCCGGACAGCGAAGGCCTCGCCCTCGTGCGCAACGCCTCCGAGGCGATGCGCCTCTCCGCCCGCGGCTTCCATCGCGTGCTCCGCGTCGCCCGCACCCTCGCCGACCTCGACGGCGCGACACAGGTCAGACGCGTGCACCTCGCGGAGGCGCTGTCGTATCGTTCGCACTTGGATCGACGCAAGGTTGCCGCTTGA
- a CDS encoding methyl-accepting chemotaxis protein: MSAFLSRFGVKFQIGLLAALGVIGFAVATLVFMDGVRRIEATSNALERLSARELAAASAARDLADARIVDTRFLMAPSDALVARHAHDVAEAARALDSLAREPGAIAARLARLDEVATAYGARFADLVALQRRLGYSESEGLQGALREAVHGVEERLKSFGDAELQVLMLMMRRHEKDFIMRGGARYVEAHQTRRGEFEALLAGRASLPAADRRAISELMTTYGAAFDAFAAAQEEAGAVAAALAALYAEAEPAIAAMLDEIGAAYEAGLAALVAQEAAVERTAWIAAGLILTLLLAGSWLVGRSLANPLVALSDALARLAGGDVAVVVPGTGRRDELGAMARALDGFKAALARNAEMEAEAKTRERAEAAERARLLASLAQDFEEQVGGIVATVAETARGLNGSADALTTTAQATAVQASAAAAASEQAAANVGTVAAAAEELASSTAEIGRQVSESTAMAGDATRQATGAVTQVRGTAEAAQRIGDIVALIQEIAEQTNLLALNATIEAARAGEAGRGFAVVAAEVKRLADQTSKATVDIGRQVEGIQSATAGSAEAIAQIARVVEGLSATSTAIAAAVEQQGAATQEIARNVQQASAGTAEVSRGIAGVTDAAGTASASASEVLRSSSDLSSRADELTRAVRGFVEAVTRDGAKAA; the protein is encoded by the coding sequence ATGTCGGCGTTTTTGTCTCGGTTCGGGGTCAAGTTTCAGATCGGGCTTCTCGCAGCTCTCGGCGTCATCGGGTTCGCGGTCGCCACGCTCGTCTTCATGGATGGCGTGCGGCGCATCGAGGCGACCTCGAACGCGCTCGAGCGGCTCAGCGCCCGCGAGCTCGCGGCGGCCTCCGCGGCCCGGGATCTCGCCGATGCCCGCATCGTCGACACCCGCTTCCTGATGGCCCCCTCCGACGCGCTCGTCGCCCGGCACGCCCACGACGTCGCCGAAGCCGCCCGGGCGCTCGACAGCCTCGCGCGCGAACCCGGCGCCATCGCCGCGCGGCTGGCGCGGCTCGACGAGGTCGCGACCGCGTACGGCGCGCGCTTCGCCGATCTCGTCGCGCTGCAGCGCCGCCTCGGCTATTCGGAGAGCGAGGGCCTCCAGGGCGCGTTGCGCGAGGCCGTGCACGGGGTCGAAGAGCGCCTGAAGAGCTTCGGCGACGCCGAGCTGCAGGTGCTGATGCTGATGATGCGCCGGCACGAGAAGGACTTCATCATGCGCGGCGGCGCCCGCTACGTCGAGGCGCACCAGACGCGCCGCGGCGAGTTCGAGGCGCTGCTCGCGGGGCGCGCGAGCCTCCCCGCCGCGGATCGCCGCGCGATCTCGGAGCTGATGACGACCTACGGCGCCGCCTTCGACGCCTTCGCCGCGGCGCAGGAAGAGGCGGGCGCCGTCGCGGCCGCGCTCGCCGCGCTCTACGCCGAGGCGGAGCCGGCGATCGCCGCCATGCTCGACGAGATCGGCGCGGCCTACGAGGCGGGCCTCGCGGCTCTGGTCGCGCAGGAGGCGGCGGTTGAGCGCACCGCCTGGATCGCCGCGGGTCTCATCCTGACGCTCCTGCTCGCGGGCTCGTGGCTCGTCGGGCGCTCGCTGGCGAACCCGCTCGTGGCGCTCTCCGACGCCCTCGCCCGGCTCGCCGGCGGCGATGTCGCCGTCGTCGTCCCGGGCACCGGACGGCGCGACGAGCTCGGCGCCATGGCCCGCGCGCTGGACGGCTTCAAGGCCGCCCTCGCCCGCAATGCAGAGATGGAGGCCGAGGCCAAGACGCGGGAGCGCGCCGAGGCGGCGGAGCGCGCGCGGCTGCTCGCGAGCCTCGCGCAGGACTTCGAGGAGCAGGTCGGCGGCATCGTCGCGACGGTGGCCGAGACCGCGCGCGGCCTCAACGGCTCCGCCGACGCGCTGACCACGACGGCGCAGGCGACGGCCGTACAGGCGAGCGCGGCGGCCGCGGCCTCGGAGCAGGCGGCGGCGAATGTCGGGACCGTGGCGGCCGCGGCCGAGGAGCTCGCCTCCTCCACCGCCGAGATCGGCCGGCAGGTCTCCGAATCCACCGCCATGGCGGGGGATGCGACGCGCCAGGCCACCGGCGCGGTGACGCAGGTGCGGGGCACGGCGGAGGCGGCGCAGCGCATCGGCGACATCGTCGCGCTGATCCAGGAGATCGCCGAGCAGACCAACCTCCTCGCGCTGAACGCCACGATCGAGGCGGCGCGCGCGGGGGAGGCCGGGCGCGGCTTCGCCGTCGTCGCCGCCGAGGTGAAGCGTCTCGCCGACCAGACCAGCAAGGCCACCGTCGACATCGGCCGCCAGGTGGAGGGCATCCAGTCCGCCACCGCCGGCTCGGCCGAGGCGATCGCGCAGATCGCCCGCGTCGTGGAGGGGCTCTCGGCGACCTCGACCGCGATCGCCGCCGCGGTGGAGCAGCAGGGCGCGGCGACGCAGGAGATCGCGCGCAACGTGCAGCAGGCCTCGGCCGGCACTGCGGAGGTGTCGCGCGGCATCGCGGGCGTCACCGACGCGGCGGGCACGGCCAGCGCCTCGGCTTCCGAGGTGCTGCGCTCGTCGAGCGATCTCTCCAGCCGGGCGGACGAGCTGACGCGCGCCGTGCGCGGCTTCGTCGAGGCCGTGACGCGGGACGGCGCGAAGGCGGCCTGA
- a CDS encoding thioredoxin family protein, whose amino-acid sequence MRAFTRRNVLTALAALAGAVALGRGMPARAGSVEMVMFRRAGCPWCHTWDREIGAIWPKSDIGSRHAMRMVDLDADPMPEIALDRPVRFTPTFVVAVDGAEIGRIEGYPGQDFFWGLMERLAAQAEGAAPPVVN is encoded by the coding sequence ATGCGCGCTTTCACACGACGGAACGTTCTGACCGCGCTCGCGGCGCTCGCGGGCGCGGTGGCGCTCGGGCGGGGGATGCCGGCCCGGGCCGGGTCGGTCGAGATGGTGATGTTCCGCCGCGCCGGCTGCCCCTGGTGTCACACCTGGGATCGCGAGATCGGCGCCATCTGGCCGAAGTCCGACATCGGATCGCGGCACGCCATGCGCATGGTCGATCTCGACGCCGACCCGATGCCGGAGATCGCGCTCGACCGCCCGGTCCGGTTCACGCCGACCTTCGTCGTCGCCGTCGACGGCGCGGAGATCGGGCGGATCGAGGGCTATCCGGGGCAGGACTTCTTCTGGGGGCTGATGGAGCGGCTGGCCGCGCAGGCCGAAGGCGCGGCGCCCCCCGTGGTGAACTGA
- a CDS encoding cytochrome c biogenesis protein CcdA — MGMDIGLAAALGAGLLSFLSPCILPLVPPYLCFLAGASLEELTKEPRAATTGRAFSRALAFVLGFGLVFVAFGAAATTLGGFVSQHMILLSQIAGVIIVILGLHMLGAFRWFFLMREARVHVATRPASLAGAFVVGLAFAFGWSPCVGPVLASILMVAGMEEGWGRGAGLLAAYAAGIGIPFLIAALFTGPFLRWLARFKRHLGAVEKTMGGALVATGALIFLGWMPILAGWLLDAVPVLGRIG; from the coding sequence ATGGGCATGGACATAGGGCTCGCGGCCGCCCTCGGCGCGGGGCTGCTCTCGTTCCTGTCGCCCTGCATCCTGCCGCTGGTGCCGCCCTATCTGTGCTTCCTCGCCGGCGCCTCGCTCGAGGAGCTGACGAAGGAGCCGCGCGCGGCGACGACCGGGCGGGCTTTCTCCCGCGCGCTCGCCTTCGTGCTCGGCTTCGGCCTCGTCTTCGTCGCGTTCGGCGCGGCGGCGACGACGCTCGGCGGCTTCGTCTCGCAGCACATGATCCTGCTCTCGCAGATCGCGGGCGTGATCATCGTGATCCTCGGCCTGCACATGCTCGGCGCCTTCCGCTGGTTCTTCCTGATGCGCGAGGCGCGGGTGCATGTCGCGACGAGGCCCGCGAGCCTCGCCGGCGCCTTCGTCGTGGGCCTCGCCTTCGCCTTCGGCTGGTCGCCCTGCGTCGGGCCGGTGCTGGCCTCGATCCTGATGGTGGCGGGCATGGAGGAAGGCTGGGGCCGCGGCGCGGGCCTGCTCGCCGCCTACGCGGCCGGGATCGGCATCCCGTTCCTGATCGCCGCCCTCTTCACCGGGCCGTTCCTGCGCTGGCTCGCGCGCTTCAAGCGTCATCTCGGCGCGGTGGAGAAGACGATGGGCGGCGCGCTCGTCGCCACGGGGGCCTTGATCTTCCTCGGCTGGATGCCGATCCTCGCCGGCTGGCTCCTCGACGCCGTGCCGGTGCTGGGACGCATCGGCTGA
- a CDS encoding thioredoxin family protein has product MVTRRDLILGAGAASLAAGPARAETIRTDDGLYRQSWFLESFLELGPDLEDAAAAGKRFAIMWELRGCPSCRDTHLINFADPAVETYIRERFAILQLNIIGSLEVTDFDGETLSEKELAAKYGVRFTPTVQFFPASVDGLAAAPPGEREVFRMLGYHEPERFRRMFAYVAEEGYRGMGVEEWLRG; this is encoded by the coding sequence GTGGTGACGCGACGCGACCTGATCCTCGGCGCCGGGGCGGCGTCGCTCGCCGCCGGGCCCGCCCGCGCGGAGACGATCCGCACCGACGACGGCCTCTACCGCCAATCGTGGTTCCTGGAGAGCTTCCTCGAGCTCGGCCCCGACCTCGAGGACGCCGCGGCCGCGGGCAAGCGCTTCGCGATCATGTGGGAATTGCGCGGCTGCCCCTCTTGCCGCGACACCCACCTGATCAACTTCGCCGACCCCGCGGTCGAGACCTACATCCGCGAGCGCTTCGCCATCCTGCAATTGAATATCATCGGCTCGCTGGAGGTGACCGACTTCGACGGCGAGACGCTCTCCGAGAAGGAGCTCGCCGCGAAATACGGCGTGCGCTTCACCCCCACGGTGCAGTTCTTCCCGGCATCCGTCGACGGCCTGGCCGCGGCGCCCCCGGGCGAACGCGAGGTCTTCCGCATGCTCGGCTACCACGAGCCGGAGCGGTTTCGGCGGATGTTCGCGTATGTGGCGGAGGAGGGGTATCGGGGGATGGGGGTTGAGGAGTGGTTGAGGGGGTGA
- a CDS encoding restriction endonuclease, with amino-acid sequence MAVGSTTDIAEHVSDRRRAKQFESAIRQLDWPGLFDLYCQIEARETPGWPSGRAFEYLVLRAFELDGAHVEYPFRVTEGRETLEEIDGAFYLDGRAHLVESKDRDANVQIAPIAKLRNQLLRRPAGVVGIVFGRNGFSSPARTLASYGAPQAILLWEGEKVKWLLGQCRQGEAEARLFAKALELKYRHYVERAIPTLDVKEAMA; translated from the coding sequence ATGGCGGTCGGGTCGACAACGGACATTGCGGAACACGTCAGCGACCGCCGCCGAGCCAAGCAATTCGAGAGCGCGATCCGGCAGCTCGACTGGCCGGGCCTCTTCGACCTCTATTGCCAGATTGAAGCCCGCGAAACGCCCGGCTGGCCTTCGGGCCGGGCCTTCGAATACCTGGTTCTACGTGCCTTCGAGCTCGACGGGGCTCATGTGGAGTATCCCTTCAGGGTGACGGAGGGGCGAGAGACGCTCGAAGAGATCGACGGAGCGTTCTACCTCGACGGCCGCGCACATCTGGTCGAGTCCAAGGATCGAGACGCCAACGTCCAGATCGCTCCCATCGCCAAGCTCAGAAATCAGCTTCTTCGGCGTCCAGCCGGAGTGGTCGGCATCGTTTTTGGGCGGAACGGATTTTCCTCGCCGGCGCGCACGCTGGCGAGCTACGGAGCGCCCCAGGCGATCCTCCTCTGGGAAGGCGAGAAGGTGAAGTGGCTCCTCGGCCAGTGCCGCCAGGGCGAAGCGGAAGCGCGCTTGTTCGCCAAGGCGCTCGAACTGAAGTATCGTCACTACGTCGAGCGGGCGATCCCCACACTGGATGTCAAGGAGGCGATGGCATGA